In Aquipuribacter nitratireducens, the following proteins share a genomic window:
- a CDS encoding aminopeptidase P family protein, whose protein sequence is MTGDATSTTDLDGTDGTDGTDGTSGTEQSGARSQRPTSEAFRRFVASGWGPRPEVDATPGDGPRRAVRRRERLSAQFPGDRLVVPAGGLQVRSNDTDHRFRPHTAFAYLTGLGGDTEPDCVLVLEPRDDGAGSGEGGGHDAVLYFRPRAGRDTEEFYADARYGELWVGVRPSLAEVAQVTGIEARHLDELHDAVAKDLGHLVVRVVRDADPSVTDALDTARHTADVDDEEARRLDDALADAVSAQRCVKDDWEVEQLREAVAATVRGFEDVARALPRAVGHARGERVVEGVFTARAREEGNGVGYDVIAAAGAHACTLHWIRNDGAVAADDLVLVDAGVEADSLYTADVTRTLPVSGRFSEPQRRVYQAVLDAADAAFAVVRPGATIRDVHAAAMGVLADRLADWGLLPVTAEESLDPERGGQHRRWMVHGTSHHLGLDVHDCARLRRETYQGQALEPGMVFTIEPGLYFRPDDLLVPEELRGIGVRIEDDVLVTADGYENLSAALPRDPDAVEAWLEAVRS, encoded by the coding sequence ATGACGGGCGACGCCACGAGCACGACGGACCTGGACGGCACGGACGGGACGGACGGCACGGACGGCACGAGCGGCACCGAGCAGTCGGGTGCCCGCAGCCAGCGACCGACCTCGGAGGCGTTCCGTCGCTTCGTCGCCTCCGGCTGGGGGCCGCGCCCGGAGGTCGACGCGACGCCCGGCGACGGGCCGCGGCGTGCCGTCCGGCGTCGGGAACGGCTGTCGGCGCAGTTCCCCGGCGACCGGCTCGTCGTGCCCGCGGGCGGCCTCCAGGTCCGCAGCAACGACACCGACCACCGGTTCCGCCCCCACACCGCCTTCGCCTACCTCACGGGCCTCGGCGGGGACACCGAGCCCGACTGCGTCCTCGTGCTCGAGCCGCGCGACGACGGCGCCGGCAGCGGCGAGGGAGGCGGGCACGACGCCGTCCTCTACTTCCGGCCGCGCGCCGGCCGCGACACCGAGGAGTTCTACGCCGACGCCCGCTACGGCGAGCTGTGGGTGGGCGTCCGCCCGTCGCTGGCGGAGGTGGCGCAGGTGACGGGGATCGAGGCGCGGCACCTCGACGAGCTCCACGACGCCGTCGCGAAGGACCTCGGGCACCTCGTCGTGCGCGTCGTGCGGGACGCCGACCCGTCGGTCACCGACGCCCTCGACACGGCGCGCCACACCGCCGACGTCGACGACGAGGAGGCGCGCCGTCTCGACGACGCGCTCGCCGACGCGGTCTCCGCGCAGCGCTGCGTGAAGGACGACTGGGAGGTCGAGCAGCTCCGCGAGGCGGTCGCCGCGACGGTCCGCGGGTTCGAGGACGTCGCCCGGGCGCTGCCGCGCGCCGTAGGGCACGCCCGCGGCGAGCGCGTCGTCGAGGGCGTGTTCACCGCCCGCGCCCGCGAGGAGGGCAACGGCGTCGGCTACGACGTCATCGCGGCGGCCGGGGCGCACGCCTGCACGCTGCACTGGATCCGCAACGACGGCGCCGTCGCCGCCGACGACCTCGTCCTCGTCGACGCCGGGGTGGAGGCCGACAGCCTCTACACCGCCGACGTCACCCGCACCCTGCCCGTCTCCGGCCGCTTCAGCGAGCCCCAGCGCCGCGTCTACCAGGCGGTCCTCGACGCGGCCGACGCCGCGTTCGCGGTCGTCCGCCCCGGCGCGACGATCCGCGACGTCCACGCGGCGGCCATGGGCGTCCTCGCGGACCGTCTCGCCGACTGGGGCCTGCTGCCCGTCACGGCGGAGGAGTCGCTCGACCCCGAACGGGGCGGGCAGCACCGCCGGTGGATGGTGCACGGCACGAGCCACCACCTGGGTCTCGACGTCCACGACTGCGCGCGGCTGCGCCGCGAGACCTACCAGGGCCAGGCGCTCGAGCCGGGCATGGTCTTCACGATCGAGCCGGGCCTGTACTTCCGGCCCGACGACCTGCTCGTGCCGGAGGAGCTGCGCGGCATCGGCGTGCGGATCGAGGACGACGTCCTCGTGACGGCCGACGGGTACGAGAACCTGTCCGCGGCGCTGCCCCGGGACCCGGACGCCGTCGAGGCGTGGCTCGAGGCCGTGCGGTCCTGA
- a CDS encoding P1 family peptidase — translation MPPATVPAPDLPAPDLVTLAGLLPGPAAVRVGHAHAVGGGWRTGTTVVVPPPGTAGSVVVGGGAPGTRETDALAPGTLVDAVDALVLSGGSAFGLAAADGVVRWCEDDERGFAVPTPAGPARVPVVPAAILFDLGRGGDVRARPTADFGFAAAAAAGAVPDDGPPAPEGHVGAGTGARVDAGSRPGGLGVAGGEVEGTGWRVGALVAANAAGVPAGWAPGDAPAPDTGRARASTTLVVVVTDAPLDTAGCHRLAGASHAGLARAVEPSHTLVDGDVVFALATGRAPADEDPRRRVALETAAARAVTGAFARAVDTEVGARLER, via the coding sequence GTGCCACCAGCGACGGTGCCCGCCCCCGACCTGCCCGCCCCCGACCTCGTGACGCTCGCCGGCCTGCTGCCGGGCCCCGCGGCGGTGAGGGTCGGTCACGCGCACGCGGTCGGTGGCGGGTGGCGGACCGGCACGACGGTCGTCGTGCCCCCACCGGGGACCGCCGGGTCCGTCGTGGTCGGCGGCGGCGCCCCGGGCACCCGGGAGACGGACGCCCTCGCACCGGGCACGCTCGTCGACGCCGTGGACGCCCTCGTCCTCAGCGGCGGCAGTGCCTTCGGCCTCGCCGCCGCCGACGGGGTCGTGCGGTGGTGCGAGGACGACGAGCGGGGCTTCGCCGTGCCCACCCCGGCAGGTCCGGCTCGGGTGCCGGTGGTGCCTGCTGCGATCCTCTTCGACCTCGGGCGCGGCGGCGACGTCCGCGCCCGACCGACCGCGGACTTCGGGTTCGCCGCGGCCGCCGCCGCGGGTGCCGTCCCGGACGACGGACCGCCCGCACCGGAGGGTCACGTCGGTGCAGGGACCGGGGCGCGGGTGGACGCCGGTTCCCGCCCCGGCGGGCTCGGGGTCGCGGGTGGCGAGGTCGAGGGGACCGGCTGGCGCGTCGGGGCCCTCGTCGCGGCCAACGCGGCGGGGGTCCCCGCCGGCTGGGCCCCCGGGGACGCACCCGCGCCGGACACCGGCCGGGCCCGCGCCAGCACGACGCTCGTCGTCGTCGTCACCGACGCACCCCTCGACACCGCCGGGTGCCACCGGCTCGCCGGCGCGTCGCACGCGGGGCTCGCGCGAGCGGTGGAGCCGAGCCACACCCTCGTCGACGGCGACGTCGTGTTCGCCCTCGCGACCGGACGCGCACCGGCGGACGAGGACCCGCGTCGCCGTGTGGCGCTGGAGACCGCCGCGGCGCGCGCCGTCACCGGGGCGTTCGCCCGGGCCGTCGACACGGAGGTCGGCGCCCGCCTGGAGCGGTGA
- a CDS encoding PHP domain-containing protein: protein MPYDLHTHSAVSDGTTSPAEVVAAAAAAGVTGLALTDHDTGAGLAEAAAAAKVHGVDLVPGIEVSTSHRGRSVHLLAYGDVAGDPHLAGVLAGTVDSRRHRLRRIVDGVRRAVPALTVEAVLDRVPAGVTPGRPHVADALVALGAVPTRDEAFRELLAEDGPYYVPYRAPDLERTVADVVAAGGVAVLAHPGSRSAADVVDEATLERLTAVGLAGLEVDHRDHDPATRARLRSLAGALGLLVTGASDYHGEGKQNRIAEHTTPDDVVHALLARVRATD, encoded by the coding sequence GTGCCCTACGACCTGCACACGCACTCCGCGGTGAGCGACGGGACCACGTCGCCGGCGGAGGTCGTGGCGGCCGCCGCGGCCGCAGGGGTCACGGGTCTCGCGCTCACCGACCACGACACCGGCGCCGGGCTCGCGGAGGCCGCCGCGGCCGCGAAGGTGCACGGTGTCGACCTCGTCCCGGGCATCGAGGTGTCGACGAGCCACCGCGGCCGCTCGGTCCACCTGCTCGCCTACGGGGACGTCGCCGGGGACCCGCACCTCGCCGGCGTCCTGGCCGGGACGGTCGACAGCCGGCGGCACCGGCTGCGGCGGATCGTCGACGGGGTGCGCCGCGCGGTGCCGGCGCTCACGGTCGAGGCCGTGCTCGACCGCGTCCCCGCCGGTGTGACGCCCGGTCGCCCGCACGTCGCCGACGCGCTCGTCGCGCTCGGCGCGGTGCCCACGCGGGACGAGGCGTTCCGCGAGCTGCTCGCGGAGGACGGGCCGTACTACGTGCCGTACCGCGCGCCGGACCTCGAGCGGACCGTCGCGGACGTCGTGGCCGCCGGCGGTGTCGCGGTCCTCGCGCACCCCGGCTCCCGGTCGGCGGCCGACGTCGTCGACGAGGCGACGCTGGAGCGGCTGACGGCCGTCGGGCTCGCCGGTCTCGAGGTCGACCACCGCGACCACGACCCGGCGACCCGCGCGCGGCTGCGCTCGCTGGCCGGCGCCCTCGGGCTGCTCGTCACCGGGGCCAGCGACTACCACGGCGAGGGCAAGCAGAACCGGATCGCGGAGCACACGACACCGGACGACGTCGTCCACGCGCTGCTCGCACGGGTGCGGGCGACCGACTAG